In Lagopus muta isolate bLagMut1 chromosome 29, bLagMut1 primary, whole genome shotgun sequence, one genomic interval encodes:
- the NAXE gene encoding NAD(P)H-hydrate epimerase has protein sequence MRTRLGWGLGWGLGWGLGLLVAAGGRCPRRVWGPEWGWGRSPQRAMHGQSEGRPRYLGQEEAQAIDQELFTDYKFSVDQLMELAGLSCATAIAKAYPPDSFPTSPPAVLVLCGPGNNGGDGLVCARHLKMFGYHPTVHYPKRPSKPLFEALTTQCQKMDIPFLTDFPAEAALIDGLYGLVVDAIFGFSFKGAVREPFGSILSTLQGVTVPIASIDIPSGWDVEKGRADGLRPDMLISLTAPKKAAAHFSGRYHFLGGRFVPPALQEKYGLNLPPYPGTDCVLQLP, from the exons ATGCGGACACGGCTCGGCTGGGGGCTGGGTtgggggctgggctgggggctggggctgctggtggcgGCGGGGGGCCGCTGCCCGAGGCGGGTCTGGGGTCCggagtggggctggggccgCTCCCCGCAGCGCGCCATGCACGGACAGAGCGAGGGGAGGCCGCGGTACCTCGG gCAGGAGGAGGCTCAGGCCATCGACCAGGAGCTCTTCACCGACTATAAATTCAGCGTGGACCAACTGATGGAGCTGGCGGGGCTGAGCTGCGCCACCGCCATCGCCAAG GCGTACCCCCCCGACTCCTTCCCCACCAGCCCCCCAGCCGTGCTGGTGCTCTGCGGGCCGGGCAACAACGGCGGCGACGGTTTGGTGTGCGCCCGGCACCTGAAAATGTTT GGCTACCACCCCACCGTGCACTACCCCAAGCGGCCCAGCAAGCCGCTCTTCGAGGCGCTGACCACGCAGTGCCAGAAGATGGACATCCCCTTCCTCACCGACTTCCCGGCGGAG GCCGCGCTCATCGACGGGCTGTATGGGCTGGTGGTGGATGCCATCTTTGGGTTCAGCTTCAAGGGAGCGGTGCGGGAGCCGTTTGGGAGCATCCTCAGCACCCTGCAGGGCGTCACGGTGCCCATTGCCAGCATTGACATCCCCTCGG GCTGGGACGTGGAGAAGGGGCGGGCGGACGGGCTGAGGCCCGACATGCTCATCTCCCTGACGGCCCCCAAGAAGGCAGCCGCGCATTTCTCGGGGCGCTACCACTTCCTGGGGGGGCGCTTTGTGCCCCCGGCGCTGCAGGAGAAGTACGGCCTCAACCTCCCTCCGTACCCAGGCACCGACTGCGTCCTGCAGCTGCCCtag
- the TTC24 gene encoding LOW QUALITY PROTEIN: tetratricopeptide repeat protein 24 (The sequence of the model RefSeq protein was modified relative to this genomic sequence to represent the inferred CDS: inserted 2 bases in 1 codon) — protein MGNTGTWADPRCSPRSRRLSXLPMASEEPTTPPAPAAPGRKRRRKGKEKPISGEGGDGEDGDDGAGRVAEIEGLTRAGCRALGLGDTRGALGCFRRAVGLSLRTPTPRLRRDCAFRLGAAYVEAGKPGKGLKFLLKSRPSDGERPEGLRFDVAAAHEGLRDFPEALRDSDGAGSSAAMGCCYLGMREPGRAARCFLEAARGYEGVRCPEAAAVALSRASGSMLQSGRFGAAEVAGTLARCRALCDSITDPTLQGKLYNDIGLGYSQLRIFPLAAESFERALAACRRAPGCSREAAVLQNLGAARNALQHFAAALAPHRRAAALHGAAGNRRAQGQCFGNLAYAFSQLGEHEAAAENYLHALQAFRDSGDVLGQCKACEGLGAARFHLGDPQRAVGHYQEALRLLPRCQGTRRADGKRIVAGLTRTLQLQLCLRPNPALDLVPLQLCSPLPHISGTQLRGRMVSFRDTGQDGGEAAPGAPPVGSAPKLRQPPALPPCIPAVIALQTAPDSPRSTRAGPGGRGGCTVLSELCSLL, from the exons ATGGGGAACACAGGGACGTG GGCAGACCCCCGGTGCTCCCCCCGCAGCCGCCggctcag tctgcccatggcttCCGAGGAGCCCACGACCCCCCCggcccccgcagcccccgggaGGAAACGCcggaggaaagggaaggagaaaccCATTTCGGGGGAGGGGGGCGACGGGGAGGACGGGGACGACGGAGCGGGGCGAGTGGCCGAAATCGAGGGGCTGACGCGGGCCGGGTGCCGGGcgctggggctgggggacacGCGGGGGGCACTGGGCTGCTTCAGGAGGGCGGTGGGGCTCTCGCTGCGCACCCCCACCCCACGGCTGCGCAGGGATTGCGCCTTCCGCCTGGGGGCCGCCTACGTGGAGGCCGGGAAGCCCGGGAAGGGGCTGAAATTCCTCCTCAAATCCCGACCTTCGGACGGGGAACGGCCGGAGGGGCTCCGTTTCGACGTCGCTGCGGCTCACGAAGGGCTGCGGGATTTCCCGGAGGCTCTGCGGGATTCGGACGGGGCGGGGAGCAGCGCGGCGATGGGCTGCTGCTACCTGGGCATGCGGGAGCCCGGGAGAGCGGCCCGCTGCTTCCTGGAGGCGGCGCGGGGCTACGAGGGGGTCCGCTGCCCCGAGGCGGCCGCCGTGGCGCTGAGCAGAGCGAGCGGCTCCATGCTGCAGAGCGGGCGATTCGGGGCTGCAGAAGTCGCGGGGACCCTCGCCCGGTGCCGGGCGCTTTGTGACAGCATCACAGACCCGACCCTGCAGG GGAAGCTCTACAACGACATCGGCCTCGGCTACTCCCAGCTGCGCATCTTCCCGCTGGCTGCAGAGAGCTTTGAGCGCGCGCTCGCCGCGTGCCGCAGAGCACCGGGATGCAGCAGGGAGGCcgcagtgctgcagaacctGGGCGCTGCCCGCAATGCCCTGCAACACTTCGCTGCAGCCCTGGCCCCACACCGGCGAGCGGCAGCGCTGCACG GCGCTGCGGGGAACCGGAGGGCGCAGGGGCAGTGCTTTGGGAACTTGGCGTACGCCTTCAGCCAGCTCGGGGAGCACGAGGCCGCTGCAGAGAACTACCTGCATGCCCTGCAGGCCTTCCGCGACTCGG GGGATGTGCTGGGGCAGTGCAAAGCATGtgaggggctgggggctgcccgCTTCCACCTGGGGGACCCCCAGAGGGCTGTAGGGCACTACCAGGAGGCCCTGAGGCTGCTGCCCCGCTGCCAG GGCACCCGCAGGGCAGATGGCAAGCGGATCGTCGCTGGGCTGACCCGCaccctccagctgcagctctgcctgcggCCCAACCCGGCCCTG gaccTCGTCccgctgcagctctgctccccactgccccacatcaGTGGGACTCAGCTACGGGGCCGCATGGT GTCCTTCCGGGACACAGGGCAGGATGGGGGTGAAGCTGCGCCGGGGGCACCGCCTGTGGGGTCAG CACCAAAGCTCCGCCAGCCCCCCGCGCTCCCACCCTGCATCCCCGCAGTGATAGCGCTGCAAACAGCCCCGGACTCCCCCCGCAGCACCAGGGCCGGACcggggggccgggggggctgCACGGTGCTGTCTGAGCTCTGCAGTCTCCTGTGA
- the GPATCH4 gene encoding G patch domain-containing protein 4: MATAAPLPPGRSLLPRRSQRRLGPPAPAAFRAAFRRTRALFGSGFRADAQESRTRPRQPSLLAGSAARASIGCSHLSHPAPRLAVRRCAAHAQRAARPGREGSRAAMSAAEPQGAGLRFAERELRRHGWTRGRGLGKREDGIARPIRPSVKCGTAGVGHDAAEQFSFHWWDHVFNEAAANIAVRDGQDGVCVEARSEQRFGLSTKKPHKVPPPGSTLYGHFVKAATLTAHGEEPTKQPGGSESSEEEEEDKLDRSSARRLTDEELVRVCGGRTAHRAARHGLTMSAKLARLEQQERAFLAARQRGGGGQPTEPQSSPPAELRDSRKKKKKKRREPSADGTDVEELRSQEVNGGEEEREERRKKKKKRRKEKGEEVVEMEGPAEDTGGPGEAEHHPEVGRKKKKKKKRRREAE, translated from the exons ATGGCGACAGCCGCTCCGCTGCCGCCGGGCCGCTCGCTCCTCCCACGCCGCTCGCAGCGCCGGTTGGGGCCGCCGGCTCCGGCCGCCTTCCGAGCGGCGTTTCGCAGGACTCGAGCGCTCTTTGGCTCCGGGTTTCGCGCCGATGCTCAGGAGAGCCGAACGCGGCCCCGACAGCCCAGCCTCCTGGCCGGCTCTGCAGCCCGTGCTTCCATCGGCTGCTCTCATCTTTCCCACCCGGCCCCTCGCCTCGCAGT GCGGCGCTGTGCGGCGCATGCGCAGAgagcggcgcggcccggccgtGAGGGAAGCCGGGCTGCCATGAGCGCGGCGGAGCCGCAGGGCGCCGGGCTGCGCTTCGCCGAGCGGGAGCTGAGGCGGCACGGATGGACGCGGG GCCGCGGGCTGGGGAAGCGGGAGGACGGCATCGCGCGGCCCATCCGCCCGAGCGTCAAGTGCGGCACCGCGGGG GTGGGGCACGACGCTGCCGAGCAGTTCTCCTTCCACTGGTGGGATCACGTCTTCAACGAGGCGGCGGCCAACATCGCCGTGCGGGACGGGCAg gACGGGGTCTGCGTGGAGGCACGTTCAGAGCAGCGCTTTGGGCTCAGCACTAAGAAGCCCCACAAGGTCCCCCCCCCGGGCAGCACGCTGTATGGCCACTTCGTTAAG GCAGCCACGCTCACGGCCCATGGGGAGGAGCCCACCAAGCAGCCGGGGGGCTCCGAGAGCAgcgaggaggaagaggaggacaaaCTGGACCGCTCTTCGGCCCGGAG GCTGACGGATGAGGAGCTGGTGCGAGTGTGCGGGGGCCGCACGGCACACAG AGCTGCGCGGCACGGGCTGACCATGAGCGCCAAGCTGGCGcggctggagcagcaggagcgCGCCTTCCTGGCTGCCAGGCAACGCGGCGGGGGGGGGCAGCCCACAGAGCCCCAGAGCAGCCCCCCGGCAGAGCTGAGggacagcaggaagaagaagaagaagaagagaagggaaCCGTCGGCAGATGGAACTGATGTGGAGGAGCTGCGGAGCCAGGAGGTgaatggaggagaggaggagagagaggagaggagaaagaagaagaagaagaggaggaaggagaagggggaGGAGGTGGTTGAGATGGAGGGACCTGCAGAGGACACCGGTGGGCCAGGGGAGGCTGAGCACCACCCTGAGgtggggaggaagaagaagaagaagaagaagaggcgGAGGGAGGCAGAATGA